Genomic segment of Sander vitreus isolate 19-12246 chromosome 17, sanVit1, whole genome shotgun sequence:
agtactaggctgaaggacagtcaccatagttctagtactagcctgaaggacagtcaccatagttctagtactaggctgaggcacggtcaccacagttctagtactaggctgaaggacagtcaccatagttctagtactaggctgaaggacagtcaccatagttctagtactaggctgaagcacggtcaccatagttctagtactaggctgaagcacggtcaccatagttctagtactaggctgaggcacagtcaccatagttctagtactaggctgaagcacggtcaccatagttctagtactaggctgaagcagtcaccatagttctagtactaggctgaagcagtcaccatagttctagtactaggctgaagcacggtcaccacagttctagtactaggctgaagcacggtcaccatagtactagtactaggctgaagcacggtcaccacagttctagtactaggctgaagcagtcaccatagttctagtactaggctgaagcacggtcaccatagttctagtactaggctaaagcacggtcaccatagttctagtactcggctgaaggacagtcaccatagttctagtactaggctgaagcacggtcatcatagtactagtactaggccgaggcacggtcaccatagttctagtactaggctgaagcagtcaccatagttctagtactaggctgaggcagtcaccatagttctagtactaggctgaagcacggtcaccatagttctagtactaggctgaagcgcagtcaccatagttctagtactaggctgaggcagtcaccatagttctggtactaggctgaggcacggtcaccatagttctagtactaggctgaggcacggtcaccatagttctagtactaggctgaagcacggtcaccatagttctagtactaggctgaagcacggtcaccatagttctagtactaggcttaagcacagtcaccatagttttagtactaggctgaagcacagtcaccatagttctggtactaggctgaagcacagtcaccatagttgtagtactaggctgaagcacagtcaccatagttctagtactaggctgaggcagtcaccatagttctggtactaggctgaagcacagtcaccatagttttagtactaggctgaagcagtcaccatagttttagtactaggctgaggcagtcaccatagttctagtactaggctgaggcagtcaccatagttctagtactaggctgaggcacggtcaccatagttctagtactaggctgaagcacggtcaccatagttctagtactaggctgaagcacagtcaccatagttttagtactaggctgaggcagtcaccatagttctagtactaggctgaggcagtcaccatagttctggtactaggctgaggcacggtcaccatagttctagtactaggctgaagcagtcatcatagttctagtactaggctgaagcagtcaccatagtactagtactaggttTAGGAACGTCTCCCCAATGTGACGTCATCACCGAATTGCGTTAAAAAACCCAATAATACCaaaaactggcctttaacactatttggagacatttttaacaatgacaTACATGTTGAGTGCTTCATGTACCATTAATCAATagtggtggttaacctgcaacacgggctttaaatattaaatctgAGTCCAGTTTAGTGGTGAGAgatgtaaatgtataaatgtgaaaatgtatacatgtgtaaatgtataaatgtatacatgtgtaaatgtataaatgtataattgtatacatgtgtaaatgtatacatgtgtaaatgtatacatgtgtaaatgtgtaaatgtataattgtatacatgtgtaaatgtatacatgtgtaaatgtatacatgtgtaaatgtgtaaatgtataattatataaatgtgtaaatgtataaatgtgtaaatgtataaatgtgtaaatgtgatgaggaataaaaacagaaacacaacaacgtcccaaatatcaacatttattttcagtttcataagTTAAAACATCTGGAACATCTGCAGAGATATTTCCAGTCACATCACTTCActcagagagaaaagaggatcCAACATATTAATATTCACTTATACGTCGCTACGGAAACGTATCGCTGGCTGGATCAGTGACACGTTACTACGGCAACAGATTACTGTAATAACAAGATATTCTAAAATTATAACAACACAAGGTTAcaaccagggttcaaaattagcaccatccaccagccaaatgctggtaaaatatgcaagtggctgcaAAAATGTGATGTTTCCTATATAATAATCTGATATTTCTCATCAGGTTGGACCGTTGTCATCTGTATGTCGGAGTCTGAAGGGAAGAGCACATCATAAATAATAACTCTCAGATTAAAGATAAAGGAGACTAGATCTTGTGgttcattttaatgtttagtttgatgattttatatttatacgGCCGAATAATGGCGGGAAAACTAAAATATCTTGTTATTACAATCAACTGTGGCAGCGCTACGATCTATAACTTTACAGAGAAACAAGTCAGGGACATTTaaattaatcacacacacacacacgtctgtgtgtgtgtgtgtgtgtgtgtgtgtgtttatcggAAGTCCTCAGCACAGAACATGCCCTTGGCTCGGCGTAGGATGGAGTCCTTGGCGGCGTCGTAGGGGTGCTCCTTGGACGGGATCTCCAGCACGGCGGGGATGGACTGCACGTGGCCGTCGATGGCGTGGCGGATCATCTCTGCAATGAACTGGTTGATCAGGATGATGCCGATGTCGCTACGAGCCAGGAAactcctgcagagagagaggcacgGAGGAGGAGAGTTCATGTCGTCAGACGAGACTAAATataaacatgtatgtgtgtgtgtgtgtgtgtgtgtgtgtgtgtagatagtaaatatgatatatgtatatatatatatatatatattagcctaccgttagctagttatcactacacctggcagcagctaacgttagcctactgttagctagttatcactacacctggcagcagctaacgttagcctaccgttagctagcagctggagtaaacagggttaaatgctgacagctaacgttagcctaccgttagctagttatcactacacctggcagcagctaatgttagcctaccgttagctagcagctggagtaaacagggttaaatgctgacagctaacgatACGGTTGTCTGGAGAGGATCCAACAGCCTGCAGCTGCTGAcgactgaaaaacaacacagacggtgcgttcacttgaaactcgcctcgccagccttgtgctgcattcaaggttattgtaaaatacccttttcccatccagtggaaGAGGCTCGATATTTGGTCACATTTTACGTACAATGATATtgacaaaaatatcaaaaaaccaaaaacagaacGTGTCATGATAACtatttgactgaaatatttattattttaaactaGACTTACATAAAAAGATGTGACTAAATATGACTCAAACACACAAGACTACATTAAAATactctgagagtgtgtgtgtgtctctgtgtgtgtgtgtgtgtgtgtgtctgtgtgtgtgtgtctctgtgtgtgtgtgtatctgtgtgtgtttgtgtgtgtgtgtgtgtgtgtctctgtgtgtgtgtgtatctgtgtgtgtctgtgtgtgtgtgtgtgtgtgtctctgtgtatgtgtgtctgtgtgtgtgtgtgtgtgtctctgtgtgtgtgtgtctctgtg
This window contains:
- the atp6v1f gene encoding V-type proton ATPase subunit F — protein: MAGRGKLIAVIGDEDTCTGFLLGGIGELNKNRKPNFLVVEKDTSIAEIEETFKSFLARSDIGIILINQFIAEMIRHAIDGHVQSIPAVLEIPSKEHPYDAAKDSILRRAKGMFCAEDFR